A part of Neodiprion pinetum isolate iyNeoPine1 chromosome 4, iyNeoPine1.2, whole genome shotgun sequence genomic DNA contains:
- the LOC124215801 gene encoding uncharacterized protein isoform X2, translating into MESSAVIKYKSQVLIKPEESQTINAGVNGIEIEPKRTSPDDNLITDEDATQDTSDQTQQTTPDLHQRYLVETITMTTVTERRIVRELGGEDGNGGGGGGGGGVLEEGDSGAKRVSGILKNNKLANSPHSSSDSKDEGSVRFEDVSTPLAKPVSGGEDEQQQQQDNAGGKVVHKVIGVADLTEKESGEGDAAELSLTFKLGNVSLVSNSLKPNSAVRQLFPDPRFISPPPAPSKSVLPVGVEDQSREEDDPEGQKFLITTESLRLFDAVKRAKLAGVQGETDAESTTIRKTIERNALRRSLISKYEPNAKKKSLRSKEFTLEERIRQLTCLDLDDRDNESSASENTTTGDSCSEYLDFPVRTSPSGEEAKSDSSSRCVSVTTTAVSCTVSNSLQQVEVGQGNNPSPQGNLQHQSTYRKITDLFAQKKMEAAPDSTVRNLPDLGIGNKLGQQPGREYNNGGKTPIAKMNSDARKQFLASLAPLSCVAGTGIENREDYYQLSSAKMTGSGNSRDSVGGYNSDSSYSLEDIEAALRGEERNYRNAGDPPDVTRGTPTSNAGDEDSATDELLAFVEQDKTRTERIKKRYNEAEETQQQNEAEDEDDELNDYGFNRRPSVRGIKPKFGSTNEILRQLQSRSVAPGALIEAGKAGSHLSWPSYYNENEVIGDKSSSRIFLQDEEDDTYHTITDGRDSSNTINRINTMQRQIDDIYQTIAETAASVQGSVNRGSYLESTLPRSVVRPPVNGDCGQRYSPGVAGDQPKINGQHPHPLGARMLRIAGGGDPGQGTMYNTLPGKSTRRHTFGYHCEIGTVPPGLQQPPEAKCYRTMYLLPYNGMSDPTYQNIQRILPAHAAPPANYANHVDRYPYPRNNPCRKIEEPSTRYYAARPVSANPTTASLYSAQSAQLHLHLHQPVVQPDEMRVPNTLPLHHNVHSLHHQHQTPAGYGLQSVPYSACANPVVQRGAGPGGGGGGGGGYHYQLHLGRGAADVQTQTGMINALPPPCSNSSSATSSPMCAAYNNAGVVPGGPLANNAVLSSPTKIQQHHHHQQQQQRAAVCNVAERGVPEGAASAPSHDFLQNNSSNQVHAPGPIIGHSNNGPPPNTQNSVYYAMNV; encoded by the exons AACCAGAGGAGTCACAAACTATAAATGCAGGCGTCAACGGTATCGAAATCGAACCGAAACGCACCAGTCCCGATGACAATCTAATCACCGATGAAGATGCTACCCAGGACACCAGCGATCAGACCCAGCAAACAACTCCGG ATCTTCATCAGCGTTATCTAGTCGAGACAATCACGATGACAACGGTTACGGAGCGTCGGATCGTTCGCGAATTGGGTGGAGAGGACGGAAACGGTGGtggtggcggtggtggtggtggtgtcCTCGAGGAGGGCGATAGCGGCGCTAAGAGGGTTTCGGGTATCCTGAAGAACAACAAATTGGCAAACAGCCCGCATTCATCTTCGGACTCAAAGGACGAGGGCTCTGTGCGTTTCGAGGATGTGTCAACACCGCTGGCAAAGCCCGTGAGCGGCGGTGAGGAcgaacaacaacagcagcaggaTAACGCCGGCGGTAAAGTGGTACACAAGGTGATCGGAGTGGCCGATCTGACGGAGAAGGAATCCGGAGAGGGTGACGCGGCGGAATTGTCCCTGACATTTAAACTCGGAAACGTGTCCTTGGTGTCGAACAGCCTGAAGCCGAATTCCGCGGTCAGGCAGCTCTTTCCCGATCCGAGATTCATATCGCCACCTCCGGCTCCGAGCAAGTCGGTGCTTCCGGTTGGGGTCGAGGACCAGTCGCGGGAGGAGGACGATCCGGAGGGGCAAAAGTTCCTCATCACTACCGAGAGTCTGAGGCTCTTCGACGCCGTGAAGAGGGCGAAGCTGGCTGGCGTCCAGGGCGAGACCGACGCCGAATCGACTACTATACGGAAGACCATAGAGCGCAACGCCCTCAGACGGAGTCTGATATCGAAGTACGAACCGAACGCTAAGAAGAAGAGTCTTAGGTCCAAGGAGTTCACCCTCGAGGAGAGGATTCGCCAGCTTACCTGTCTCGACCTCGACGATCGCGACAACGAGAGCAGCGCTTCCGAGAACACGACCACCGGAGACAGCTGCAGCGAATACCTCGACTTTCCCGTCCGGACGTCGCCCTCCGGCGAAGAGGCCAAGAGCGACTCCTCGTCTCGCTGCGTTTCCGTCACGACGACGGCCGTCTCGTGCACCGTCTCGAACTCCCTGCAGCAGGTGGAAGTCGGTCAGGGAAACAATCCGTCGCCGCAGGGGAACCTGCAGCACCAGTCTACCTACAGAAAGATCACGGACCTGTTCGCCCAGAAGAAGATGGAGGCGGCGCCCGATTCGACGGTTAGGAATCTGCCTGACCTCGGCATCGGGAACAAACTTGGCCAGCAGCCGGGGCGCGAGTATAACAACGGGGGTAAGACTCCGATAGCTAAGATGAACTCGGACGCGCGTAAGCAGTTCTTGGCCAGTCTGGCACCGCTGTCCTGCGTCGCTGGTACGGGGATCGAGAACCGGGAGGATTACTATCAGCTGTCCTCGGCTAAGATGACCGGCTCGGGGAACAGCCGCGACTCGGTAGGCGGCTACAATTCGGACTCGTCCTACAGTCTCGAGGATATCGAAGCCGCGCTTCGGGGCGAGGAGAGGAACTACAGGAACGCCGGTGATCCGCCGGACGTGACGAGGGGAACGCCGACCAGCAACGCCGGCGACGAGGACTCGGCCACCGACGAACTCCTGGCTTTCGTTGAACAGGACAAGACGCGGACGGAACGTATAAAGAAGCGGTACAACGAAGCGGAGGAGACGCAGCAGCAGAACGAGgccgaggacgaggacgacgagCTCAACGATTACGGGTTCAACCGGCGACCGTCGGTCCGTGGCATAAAACCGAAGTTCGGTTCGACGAACGAGATTCTAAGGCAACTTCAATCCCGCAGCGTCGCGCCCGGTGCGTTGATCGAAGCCGGCAAGGCCGGTTCCCATTTGTCCTGGCCTTCGTATTACAACGAGAACGAGGTAATCGGCGATAAATCATCGTCGAGGATATTCCTccaggacgaggaggacgacaCTTATCACACGATCACCGACGGCAGGGACAGCAGCAACACGATAAATCGTATAAACACGATGCAGCGTCAGATAGACGACATATATCAGACAATCGCCGAGACCGCGGCCAGCGTTCAGGGATCCGTGAACCGCGGTTCTTACCTCGAGAGTACGCTGCCCAGGTCGGTCGTCAGACCTCCGGTTAACGGTGACTGCGGTCAGAGGTACAGCCCGGGGGTTGCGGGGGATCAGCCGAAAATTAACGGTCAGCATCCGCATCCCCTGGGAGCGAGGATGCTGCGAATAGCCGGCGGCGGAGACCCGGGTCAGGGTACGATGTACAACACGCTTCCGGGAAAATCTACCCGGCGTCATACCTTCGGATACCATTGCGAGATCGGCACCGTACCTCCGGGTCTGCAGCAACCGCCGGAGGCGAAGTGTTACCGCACGATGTACCTCCTTCCCTATAACGGAATGTCCGATCCCACCTACCAGAACATCCAGAGAATACTTCCGGCGCATGCCGCGCCTCCCGCGAACTACGCGAACCACGTCGATAGGTATCCCTACCCGAGGAACAATCCCTGCAGGAAAATCGAGGAGCCGTCTACCCGCTATTACGCGGCTCGTCCAGTTTCCGCCAACCCCACGACGGCCTCGCTCTACTCCGCGCAGTCGGCCCAACTTCATCTTCATCTGCATCAGCCGGTCGTCCAGCCGGATGAAATGCGCGTCCCTAACACGCTTCCTCTGCACCACAACGTCCATTCCCTTCATCACCAGCACCAAACTCCGGCCGGTTACGGCCTCCAGTCTGTCCCTTATTCGGCATGCGCCAACCCGGTTGTACAACGTGGCGCTGGTCCCGGGGGAgggggtggaggtggaggaggataCCATTATCAGCTGCACTTGGGACGCGGAGCAGCCGATGTCCAGACGCAAACCGGGATGATAAACGCCCTGCCACCGCCCTGTTCGAACTCCTCTTCGGCGACATCCTCGCCGATGTGCGCAGCCTACAACAACGCCGGCGTCGTACCGGGCGGTCCTCTTGCCAACAACGCGGTATTGTCGTCGCCGACCAAGATCCAGCAGCACCATCACcatcagcaacagcagcaacgcGCCGCCGTCTGCAACGTCGCCGAACGCGGCGTTCCCGAGGGTGCCGCAAGCGCGCCGTCCCATGATTTTTTGCAGAATAATTCGAGCAACCAGGTTCATGCTCCCGGCCCGATAATCGGACATTCGAACAACGGACCGCCCCCGAATACGCAGAATTCCGTTTACTACGCGATGAACGTTTAG